From one Lemur catta isolate mLemCat1 chromosome 5, mLemCat1.pri, whole genome shotgun sequence genomic stretch:
- the SERPINB1 gene encoding leukocyte elastase inhibitor, with product MEQLSTANTRFALDLFRALNENNPTGNIFISPFSISSAMAMILLGTRGNTAAQLSKTFHFDSVEEIHSRFQSLHADINKRGASYILKLANRLYGEKTYNFLPEFLASTQKTYGAELASVDFQHASEDARKTINQWVEGQTEGKIPELLAPGVVDNMTKLVLVNAIYFKGNWQEKFMKEATEDAPFRLNKKDTKTVKMMYQKKQFPYGYIEDLRCRVLELPYQGKELSMLVLLPDDIGDESTGLKKIEEQLTFEKLHEWTKPGNLGIIEVNVGLPRFKLEDSYILNSDLARLGVQDLFNSSKADLSGISGARDIFISKIIHKSFVEVNEEGTEAAAATAGVATFAMLMPEENFVADHPFIFFVRHNPSSTILFLGRFSSP from the exons ATGGAGCAGCTGAGCACAGCAAACACCCGCTTCGCCTTGGACCTGTTCCGCGCCTTGAATGAAAACAATCCTACTGGAAACATCTTCATCTCTCCCTTCAGCATTTCATCCGCGATGGCCATGATCCTTCTGGGGACCAGAGGCAACACTGCAGCACAACTGTCCAAG actTTTCATTTCGATTCGGTTGAGGAGATTCATTCAAGATTTCAGAGTCTGCATGCTGATATCAACAAACGTGGAGCGTCCTATATTCTGAAGCTTGCTAATAGATTATATGGAGAGAAAACCTATAATTTCCTCCCA gagttCTTGGCTTCGACTCAGAAAACGTATGGTGCGGAGCTGGCCAGCGTGGACTTTCAGCACGCCTCTGAAGATGCGAGGAAAACCATAAACCAGTGGGTTGAAGGGCAGACGGAAG GGAAAATTCCGGAACTGTTGGCTCCAGGTGTGGTTGATAACATGACTAAACTTGTGCTAGTGAATGCCATCTATTTCAAGGGAAACTGGCAGGAGAAATTCATGAAAGAGGCCACGGAAGATGCACCGTTCAGATTGAACAAG aAAGACACAAAAACAGTGAAAATGATGTATCAGAAGAAACAATTTCCATACGGCTACATCGAGGACCTTCGGTGCCGAGTGCTGGAACTGCCCTACCAAGGCAAGGAGCTCAGCATGCTCGTCCTGCTGCCTGATGACATCGGGGACGAGTCCACAGGTCTGAAGAAG ATTGAGGAACAACTGACTTTCGAAAAACTGCATGAGTGGACCAAACCTGGGAATCTGGGTATCATTGAAGTCAACGTCGGCTTGCCCAGGTTCAAACTGGAGGACAGCTACATCCTCAACTCCGACCTAGCCCGCCTGGGTGTGCAGGACCTCTTTAACAGTAGCAAGGCTGATCTCTCTGGCATATCAGGAGCCagagatatttttatatcaaaaatcATCCACAAGTCCTTTGTGGAGGTCAATGAAGAGGGTACAGAGGCGGCGGCTGCCACCGCAGGCGTCGCCACCTTTGCCATGCTGATGCCAGAGGAGAATTTTGTTGCTGACCATCCGTTCATTTTCTTTGTTCGGCACAATCCCTCAAGCACCATCTTGTTCCTGGGCAGGTTTTCTTCCCCATAG